One window of Chryseobacterium indologenes genomic DNA carries:
- a CDS encoding DUF3526 domain-containing protein, giving the protein MNRYLYIQFYRNKAYIIALLFLFMAGMMAIYTGKKFLDRNEDIISKSGAFQKESIERNTKFHKDDLGLVLYYIKFNLVNETPRLAALNIGMRDLNPSIQGVTIRNLEEQRYNSDFYNPANAAVGNFDFSFVIVFLFPLVIVAFCYNLISEEEERGTWKLLSVQSGNLQKLLDHKMLIRLGAVTAVYLALMIIASVWIKIPSDLYYIAFVISGWLYILFWFVLCRWVISFRKSSAQNALILLIVWVSINFIIPMSSNILIQKIYPVHESLKAVMEQREGYHNKWDEAKRPTMEKFYKVYPQYRNFTVEENDTFTWTWYYAMQHMGDLESAKSAELYTEKMQNRNQAAIYLGYLLPNLHTQLTESHLAKTDMNNQLQYASSLKKFHEKKRLFFYPLIFSGKNAESINWVQQTIEVFSLSEYLKWFQLLLPYLIYIALFIILSQNKYRKLC; this is encoded by the coding sequence ATGAATCGTTATTTATACATACAATTTTACCGTAACAAAGCCTATATCATTGCGTTGCTATTTTTATTCATGGCCGGGATGATGGCTATTTATACCGGGAAGAAATTTCTGGACCGGAATGAAGATATCATTTCTAAAAGCGGAGCATTCCAGAAAGAAAGCATAGAAAGGAACACGAAGTTTCATAAAGATGATCTGGGATTGGTTCTTTATTATATTAAGTTTAATCTGGTGAATGAAACTCCCAGACTGGCTGCCCTGAATATCGGAATGCGTGACTTAAATCCTTCAATACAGGGAGTCACCATCCGGAATCTTGAAGAACAGCGTTATAATTCTGATTTTTATAATCCTGCCAATGCTGCCGTCGGAAACTTTGATTTCAGTTTTGTGATTGTTTTCCTTTTCCCATTGGTGATTGTCGCCTTCTGCTATAATCTGATTTCTGAAGAAGAAGAAAGAGGAACCTGGAAGCTGCTTTCAGTTCAAAGTGGCAATTTGCAAAAGCTTTTGGATCATAAAATGCTCATACGACTGGGTGCTGTAACGGCGGTGTATCTGGCATTAATGATTATTGCTTCGGTATGGATAAAGATCCCTTCAGACCTTTATTATATTGCGTTTGTCATCAGTGGATGGCTTTATATCCTGTTTTGGTTTGTTTTGTGCAGATGGGTTATTTCTTTCCGGAAATCATCAGCTCAGAATGCATTGATTCTTCTCATTGTATGGGTAAGCATCAATTTTATCATTCCCATGAGCAGCAATATTCTGATCCAAAAGATCTATCCTGTTCATGAGTCCCTTAAAGCGGTTATGGAACAGAGAGAAGGCTATCACAACAAATGGGATGAAGCCAAACGCCCGACTATGGAAAAGTTTTACAAAGTATATCCTCAATACAGAAATTTTACGGTAGAAGAAAATGATACTTTTACCTGGACCTGGTACTACGCCATGCAGCATATGGGAGATCTGGAGTCTGCAAAATCTGCAGAACTGTACACCGAAAAAATGCAGAATCGAAATCAGGCGGCAATTTATTTAGGCTATCTTCTTCCGAATCTCCATACTCAGCTCACAGAGAGTCATCTGGCGAAAACTGATATGAATAATCAGCTGCAGTATGCTTCTTCGCTCAAAAAATTCCATGAGAAAAAACGGTTGTTCTTCTACCCGCTTATTTTCTCGGGGAAAAATGCAGAATCTATCAACTGGGTACAGCAAACCATAGAGGTATTCAGCTTGTCCGAATATTTGAAGTGGTTTC
- a CDS encoding TonB-dependent siderophore receptor: MITSNINYSGIIHCISPNSAKLLSLSFLTASSFLYAQSRSEDSLSTVVQTVEIIGRKSKDYTSDYSFAATKIAMKNKDLPLTLNTVTKELITDRQAFQLGEVMKNVNGVSPSSYYNQYNIRGISQNEEGQIINGMRTRQYYFLQPMTSNIERVEIFKGPASITMSSVDPGGTINMVTKKPLSTSRHEISSSGGSFDTYRVTTDLTGPLNKSKTLLYRFNGAYQNAHSFRDHVKNSGILISPSITFVPNEKTSVNVEMIFNDLYGNLDRGQPIFGAVAGKTDLYSTPRSLNLGAPDDFFKTRELILMGSFAHHFNQSISFNASYMKQYWRENLQEHRTTNSFVPDMDNKPVSSLAMMQFVQRNQNWATDNINAYFNFKFKTGAVQHQALIGYDSQIWEKRKGGQQNAARGFLLKNGSVAPSYKPANADDYQTFNYNGILIPKPNVTPFDLNPGAENYQGNDFNTLNVITPLPSALTTTHAAYIQHFFTWKKFKILSGIRQEWFQDITNFKESNESSFRNNKLLYRFGITYSFTDNINFYGTYLTGFQPQSNTVTLMPNTSSLTGSAARFKPLTSDLKELGMKAQLFGKISLNLAVYEINQRNILINANNPSEPDELVQRGADRSRGFEAEISGHILPQWHIYGGYSYIDAKILDDTNPDLVGKRKENTSKNSFNIWTRYNFSTIELIKDFGIGAGMLYQSSKVPWFTRSFELPAYTTIDAALYYTPAKSVQLAFNLNNITNKVYWIGAQNYLRLFPGTPRNYLLTATYKF; encoded by the coding sequence ATGATTACCAGTAATATTAATTATTCGGGAATAATTCATTGTATTTCCCCAAATTCTGCGAAACTTTTAAGTTTAAGTTTCCTCACCGCATCTTCATTTCTGTATGCTCAGTCCCGTTCTGAAGACTCCTTATCTACAGTGGTACAAACGGTTGAGATCATCGGAAGAAAGTCTAAAGATTATACATCGGACTACTCTTTTGCTGCTACCAAAATTGCTATGAAAAACAAAGATCTTCCTTTAACTCTTAATACAGTTACCAAGGAGCTAATCACAGACCGTCAGGCCTTTCAGCTTGGAGAGGTTATGAAAAATGTGAACGGAGTCTCTCCTTCCAGCTATTACAACCAATACAACATCCGTGGCATCAGCCAAAATGAAGAAGGACAGATTATCAATGGAATGCGCACAAGACAGTATTATTTTCTACAACCTATGACTTCCAATATCGAGCGTGTGGAAATTTTCAAAGGTCCGGCAAGCATTACCATGTCTAGTGTAGATCCCGGAGGTACAATTAATATGGTTACGAAAAAACCGTTGTCAACTTCCCGTCACGAGATCAGTTCATCGGGAGGAAGTTTTGATACTTACCGTGTTACCACAGATCTTACAGGCCCTTTAAATAAGAGCAAAACCTTGCTGTATCGCTTTAACGGTGCTTACCAAAATGCTCATTCGTTCAGGGATCACGTCAAAAACAGTGGAATCCTGATCTCTCCTTCCATCACCTTTGTTCCCAATGAAAAAACATCGGTGAATGTAGAAATGATTTTCAATGATCTTTATGGAAACCTGGACAGAGGACAGCCTATTTTCGGTGCTGTTGCGGGAAAAACAGATTTGTACAGTACACCAAGATCTTTGAATCTGGGAGCTCCCGATGATTTTTTTAAAACCAGGGAATTAATTTTAATGGGGAGCTTTGCCCATCATTTTAATCAATCTATCAGCTTTAATGCTTCTTACATGAAGCAATACTGGAGAGAAAACCTGCAGGAACATAGAACCACCAATTCTTTTGTCCCCGATATGGATAATAAACCGGTTTCCAGTCTTGCAATGATGCAGTTTGTACAAAGGAATCAAAACTGGGCAACAGACAATATCAATGCTTATTTTAATTTTAAATTCAAAACCGGTGCTGTTCAGCATCAGGCTTTGATAGGCTATGACAGTCAGATCTGGGAAAAACGCAAAGGCGGACAGCAAAATGCCGCAAGAGGTTTTCTTTTAAAGAACGGTTCTGTGGCTCCCTCTTATAAACCTGCCAATGCGGATGATTACCAGACTTTCAATTATAACGGAATACTCATTCCTAAGCCCAACGTCACTCCATTTGATCTGAATCCGGGTGCAGAAAATTACCAGGGTAATGATTTTAATACTTTGAATGTCATAACACCTCTGCCTTCTGCTCTTACCACTACACATGCAGCTTATATTCAGCATTTTTTCACGTGGAAAAAGTTTAAAATTTTATCCGGAATACGCCAGGAATGGTTTCAGGACATTACCAATTTCAAGGAATCCAATGAATCTTCATTCCGGAATAATAAACTTCTGTACAGATTCGGGATCACCTATAGTTTTACGGATAATATTAATTTTTATGGGACTTACCTTACCGGATTCCAGCCACAATCCAATACGGTGACATTAATGCCCAATACCTCCAGCCTTACAGGATCTGCTGCCAGATTTAAACCTTTGACATCAGATCTTAAAGAACTGGGAATGAAAGCACAGCTTTTCGGAAAAATTTCATTGAATCTTGCCGTGTATGAGATCAATCAGAGAAATATTTTAATCAATGCCAACAATCCTTCGGAACCTGATGAACTTGTGCAGAGAGGTGCCGACCGGAGTCGTGGATTTGAAGCTGAAATTTCGGGGCATATTCTTCCCCAATGGCATATTTACGGAGGTTACAGCTATATTGATGCTAAAATACTGGATGATACGAATCCTGATCTTGTGGGGAAAAGGAAAGAAAATACTTCTAAAAATTCTTTCAATATCTGGACGCGCTACAATTTTTCAACGATAGAGCTTATAAAAGACTTTGGAATTGGAGCGGGAATGCTTTACCAAAGTTCAAAAGTGCCATGGTTCACAAGAAGTTTTGAGCTTCCGGCCTATACTACGATAGACGCTGCATTGTATTATACTCCGGCAAAATCTGTTCAGCTGGCTTTTAATCTGAATAATATTACCAACAAGGTCTACTGGATCGGCGCTCAGAATTACTTAAGACTATTTCCGGGTACACCAAGAAACTATTTACTAACTGCTACTTATAAATTTTAA
- a CDS encoding lysozyme has protein sequence MKASQKGINLIVSFEGFSAKPYLDSAGIPTIGYGNTYYPGGKKVTMEDPAITKEQGVELIAAVLPTYEKIVNSKVKIALNQNQFDALVSHAYNTGGSETLFSLINKNAEEQAIRNWFTRRYITAGGKVLNGLIRRRKAEADLFFSK, from the coding sequence ATGAAAGCATCACAAAAAGGAATCAACCTGATTGTATCATTTGAAGGCTTCAGCGCTAAGCCTTATCTGGATTCTGCAGGAATTCCGACAATAGGGTATGGTAACACTTACTATCCGGGAGGAAAGAAAGTAACCATGGAAGATCCGGCAATCACAAAAGAACAAGGAGTAGAGCTAATCGCTGCAGTTCTGCCAACTTATGAAAAGATCGTGAACTCAAAAGTGAAAATAGCACTTAATCAGAATCAGTTTGATGCTTTGGTTTCTCATGCTTATAATACCGGAGGATCTGAGACTTTGTTTTCTTTAATTAATAAAAATGCAGAAGAGCAGGCAATCAGAAATTGGTTTACAAGACGATATATTACCGCCGGAGGGAAAGTTTTAAACGGGCTTATCCGAAGAAGAAAGGCGGAAGCTGATCTGTTTTTTTCTAAATAA
- a CDS encoding ABC transporter permease yields the protein MAISNLQLIVRKTWQDLFKGKQNLLITITVLLFCMLSIGIGFTKYTDSFSKIKEYREEVREHWEHRPDKHPHRMAHYGYLVFRIGHPLNIFDNGLDDYLGNVIFLEAHKQNTANLSEAGSSGTLVRFGAFSSAFILQSIVPLIILFLGFGLIVQERENATLKIISVQGASGRDIIWGKVLGLWLFSLCFLIPVIPVVFVAALMSQTTDSADILIRLSLLLPAYMIYYFFISVLTVIVSANSKSTSSALISLIGFWLLFIIVLPKGVQFAAQNLHPAPSRIAFETNLEKDILKSGDSHNPDDPHFKKIKDSLLEHYKVSTTNELPFNYGGFVMKEGEKISSRIYIRHQKELQNIYHKQQNLTDISGLINPAIAIKNFSMIATGTDFFSYIQFQKQAEEYRYQMAQHLNDLQIKHISNIKPEKGGPPAVIDKDNWKKFPDFNYRYTNVLDSLKEQSIPAVALLLWLAIGIAAIEISGRKLKLI from the coding sequence ATGGCTATTTCAAATTTACAACTGATTGTGAGAAAGACCTGGCAGGACCTGTTCAAAGGGAAACAGAACCTGCTCATCACCATCACTGTACTCCTCTTCTGTATGCTGAGCATCGGCATTGGGTTTACAAAATACACTGATTCTTTTTCAAAAATAAAGGAATACCGGGAAGAAGTCCGGGAACACTGGGAACACAGACCCGATAAGCATCCGCACCGTATGGCACATTATGGCTATCTGGTTTTCAGAATCGGGCATCCGCTGAATATTTTTGACAACGGATTAGATGACTATCTTGGAAATGTGATCTTCCTGGAAGCGCATAAACAGAATACAGCCAATCTTTCGGAAGCAGGAAGTTCTGGGACTTTGGTAAGATTTGGGGCTTTCAGCAGTGCTTTTATTCTGCAGAGTATTGTTCCTCTGATTATTCTTTTTTTAGGGTTTGGATTAATAGTACAGGAACGTGAGAACGCTACCTTAAAAATCATCAGTGTACAAGGGGCTTCGGGAAGAGATATTATCTGGGGAAAAGTTCTGGGACTCTGGCTGTTTTCTTTATGTTTTCTGATCCCGGTAATTCCTGTTGTTTTCGTGGCTGCATTGATGTCACAAACTACAGATTCTGCTGATATTTTGATTCGTTTGTCATTGCTGCTGCCCGCTTATATGATCTATTATTTTTTCATCAGCGTTTTAACGGTTATCGTTTCTGCGAATAGTAAAAGTACCTCTTCAGCACTGATCAGTCTTATCGGATTCTGGCTTCTTTTCATTATTGTTTTGCCGAAAGGAGTTCAGTTTGCAGCACAAAATTTACATCCGGCTCCTTCCCGTATTGCTTTTGAGACCAATCTGGAAAAGGATATTTTAAAATCGGGAGACAGCCACAATCCCGATGATCCTCATTTTAAGAAAATAAAAGACTCTTTACTTGAACATTATAAAGTAAGTACTACCAATGAACTTCCCTTCAACTATGGCGGGTTTGTCATGAAGGAAGGGGAAAAGATAAGTTCCCGGATTTACATCAGGCATCAAAAAGAATTGCAAAATATTTACCACAAACAACAAAATCTCACAGATATTTCTGGATTAATCAATCCTGCCATTGCTATTAAAAACTTCTCTATGATTGCAACAGGGACTGATTTCTTCTCTTATATCCAGTTTCAAAAGCAGGCTGAAGAGTACCGCTATCAGATGGCTCAGCATTTAAATGATCTGCAGATAAAGCATATCAGCAATATAAAACCGGAAAAAGGAGGACCGCCTGCTGTGATTGATAAGGATAACTGGAAGAAATTCCCGGACTTTAATTATCGGTATACTAACGTTTTGGACAGCTTGAAAGAGCAGTCAATACCTGCTGTTGCTTTGCTTCTTTGGTTAGCAATAGGTATCGCCGCAATTGAAATAAGTGGAAGAAAACTAAAATTAATCTAG